tggggcgattggtggcagaaggctctgagggcctggctcattctgacctggctcattccaatggcttctacagctgacagcagcccagtctcctgcctgggtctgacgcaaaccaggaagtacaggaccacggttaataagagtagctcaaaagatcattttcgctgtgcccagccctgcacagatttccagcttaggtttgcattttcagcaaaagttcttcttgattattttctcccaacccccttctgcctccataatagccagccaccccgtcagtcgcatcctggggcgctccagggacagcgtgtgtgcatgtatgtgtacgtctgtatatatgtgtatgtgtacatgtgggtatgtatgtgtgtacgtgtatgtgcacatgagtgtgtgcacatgtgagtgtgcgtgtgtatgtgtgtacatgtaccccagtcagatctatacatctggatttcctttgaaagaattttcaaattgagctgatcaagtgcaatggcaaagcacccaattcctctgccccccaactgccttcgctgctttaacgtacaacctactccgctggcacctctgactcctgaaagccctaacgctcccgaggagcaggccatgccctgccctgccctggctgccccgtgtgttacctcggagggaatcgttccagattccaatgggtggcaggtccagggaagagccttatctgcggggaggctgtaccagacccgcccgacccaggcaggctcccaggtactctctgctcggggctgataaggctccttagcagtgtctctccaaacaaattccagttcaagacacctgagagctccacagcagggcagcatccccagagcgcagcagggcgggggttagggagagcagtcggtagcagcacctgcccctcgtacggcaggagcgagaagtgccagcctctctgcacagagcagcagcgttcagtctgggccagacgtgctgcggtgatgggtaacagtgggctcggagagccagagggtctgtggggcagtgctgggccattctgctccgcactagggccgggtgggcgtgttcagctgggattggaacccaccagcacttgtgggtgtgaacgtggggctggaacgcaactTGGGGCaattggggggaagggcagagagacacctgggcagagaccccagctccagggagacagtcaccccggcccagctgggttaaattgcccagctgtgtgacagcccccccatccccgaggggttccccccccccggtatgtcacagcagggtaatgtgcgtactgaacggcaggggttgccagagactggctgggagaggcctttggggatggaggaagcatcactaaggtacatgccaacctccctacagaggatgGGCCGTGctccgcaggtgtggggcagggagctgggacactgcgcggtgggtcattgtctggcccaggcccttcctagccggaggccgaggcatttccttcaggtcaccttccgctgcagctgggccacgggcccccatagccactagcccagccagggatcccaagtgaggattgtcacggctggctcctccctgccgccagcagctcttcactgccagggaattcctgaaatcctgtgtgcccctcccccacccacctcctggggctgtgagtgccccccccccccggacagcccctcccccgagctctgagtgcccctggccagtccctcccctcagccccaccccacccccatttcctggggctctgagtgccctcagccagtccccctcccacaccccggggctgagtgaccttggccaacccccgtcccttcaggaggaactcccagtacccacccagcccccacacctcagggttcccctccctgcggctctgtggccataccccccacccccctgtccgTGGGGCTCTCATTACCCACCCTTCAGGCCTTCCCAGGGCTCtcagtgcccccccagccccaatctccattttccctttctctcacccactctcccgccctcccctgcccggTTATTTCCATGGCACAGGGGTGTCTCTGTGGGGCGGGAACATTTCTCCAGGGCGAGTCCCAAACTCCTCAGCACCCGCCCCCCTCCTGGGAGTCTCTGTCCCAACGGGGCCGGTTCCTAGCGTCTCCTCTCTGCCCCGTGCATGGCTGGCCGGTGGCCGGCTGCCCAGCCAGACTGATGGGCGAGGGCGGCAGTGCCAGTCTGTGCTGGGCGAGGCGGGAGGGTCCAGCAGTCCCAGCTCTCGGTTGTGATGTTCCAGGccagagggaactgggagtcgCGGCTCCTGAAGGGCGGGTTTGTGTTCCCAGCTTCTCACCGGCTCTTCCCTTTTGCAGCTGCCCGGTGCCCTCGTCTCCTGCTCCTCGCCGGCCTGCTGGCCCTGTCAGCCCCAGTTCTCACCCAGGAAATACACAACCTGAACATCTTAAAGGGACCCACTCATGCAATCCGGAACATCCACCCAAAGCACCTGAAGGCAGGTGTGTCATGTGTCTGCTTCTATAGCCCTCCCCTCTGGCCCTAGgggtccctgccagccctggggccccaggacgtcactcactggctgcctggggaTTATAGAGGCCTGAAGCCACTGGGAGAAATTACAATCCAACCGTAGCTCTCTATTCAAACCACGCTGAGCTCTTTGGTGGtttgagggaggagagggagggagggaggttcgggggggcacaggggctggcccattgcagtgcagggagcagcaTGGGACAAAGCCAGGAGGTGCTGGTTGCCTTGGGCAGCAGAGGGGGCGCGGAGGAGTGAACTGGTGCAGCGTGGGCCCGAGCCAGGCAGGGGCAGACGGGATGAGATGGGGGTGCGCAGGCAGCAGGGCGACTGGTGCAGAATTAACACAGAGCTCGAgctaggcagggcagggctgtgcagagctggaggggaggcgcgggggctggaagctgctgcaggaggagctgcagagccagggaagggaCTGGAAGGCACAAGGTGGTGTGGGCAGAGCCATGGGAGCGGGCGGTGAGTttggtggctgcatttgggccAGACTGGAGAGGAGCAGACGGAAGCCAGGTAGAGTGGTGAGGGGGGTTTGCAAAAGTGTGGGCAGAAGAACGGTTTGTCCTGGATGAGGGTTTCAGGGACACGGAGAAGGGGAGGCGAATGCACTGCTAACACTCTCTGGTGCTTGGGAGACAGTCTCTGAAAACCCCTCATGTCACGCGGATCTCCCAATTCCTGTCCCTACAGATCAGGGGAAAGGGAACCTGCGGCACAGCCGAGCCAGTGACCCGCAGTTACCAGAGGCCCACGGTAAGAGTATCCCACGCTTCACCTATACACGCCTTGCAGAAATGAGATGCAAGAACAacaagaagcaacagagagtcctgtggcacctttaagattaacagaagtattggagcatgagctttcgtgggtgaatgcccacttcatcagacgcaagattcacccacgaaagcttatgctccaatacttctgttagtcttaaaagtgccacaggaccctctgttgctttttacagattcagactaacacggctacccctctgatatgaaGAACAACaagagttattcacacagcttctccctgcagggcagaacaAGGCATTGGGATGCATTGTTTGACCGGGCCATAGGGGAATCCCCAGGGATTATACAGGCCCCTGGGAGCAGGAACTCTggtgacagagggtgggagggtgtgggggaaagGGCTTGATACACACAGGCTGTAACGTGTCCTGCAGAGGAGAAGCTTTGGGTCATGATCTTTCTGCAGGAAAAGTGGCACCACTGATAGACTGTGTGGGATCCAGGACCCAGGGCTGTGACCCACTGGGCCGTGTCCCTCACTACTGCAGGTGTGGGGAGTTTGCAGCCAAAATTTGGGATGAGTGGCAAGATCCTTTGACTCCACAGACTCCTCCTTTCCCTGACAGCTGGTGTCGGTGGCCTCAGCACACACGCCCTGTTGGAGAGCCCTTGGCACAGGAGTTTGCTGAGAGCTGAGGGGGTGCAGAACCCGCTGCTGTAAGATACAATCACCCCACAGGACACACGGTGCTGTTAGCTCGCAGTGTCCCACGCATCGTGTCTGCCGTGTTAAACACCTCCCCGAAAACCCCTGCAGAGTATGAACAGGGGCCTGTTTGTCTTCTGGGAAACCTACGTGTGCACGTACAAAGTAGCTAGTTAGAGAATAAACTGCCCAGGAGTGGGTGACAGGACCTAATGCCAGGGCTGTGCCAGCAGATTCGGGCTCAGTGTCTGCATCCCTTGTTGAAGCCTCTTTGACAATGGGCTGGCAAAGCATGCGGggtgtcagtgcagacactgctgTCTGTGGCACACCGGAGGGGCCCTTTCTCACTGACCCAGGGTGGGAAGAGCTGAGCAGGGTTCTGTTCCACGGGGTTTAGTGAAAGCGATCTCTCTCTTGTGCACAGTCTGGCCCAAGGACTGCAGCGAGATAACCTGGAACAGGGTCAGTGGCGTCTTCGTCATCCAGCCCACAGGATTCCACCAGATTGTCGTTTACTGTGACTTGAACAGCACCAGCAAGGGCTGGATGGTCCTCCAGCGGAACCGGCACGACACACAGATCACCTGGGctgagtcctggagcacctacaagtacggcttTGGCAACGTGCAGGATGACTACTGGCTGGGGACGGAGTACATCTATCGGATCGCCAAGCAGAAGGTCTACCAGGTCAGGTTTGTCATCCACGATTCATCCGGCACCATGAAATACGCAGACTACAACCTCTTCGGTCTGGAAGACGAGTCCAATGGCtacaggctgaggctgggctcTTACACTGGGACTGCAGGGGACGCCATGACTTCAAACAATCCTACCACCGTGCATGACAACATGAAGTTCTCTGCTAAAGACCTGGATCAGGACACTTCCAGTGGGAACTGTGCGTCTAGCTATGAGGGGGGCTGGTGGTACTCGGCTTGTCATTCTGTTCGACTGAACGTCAAAGGGAGCATCACTTGGGGTAGTTTCTGTAGTGGGAACTGCCAAGCCTCTGCCATCCTCATCAAACCAGCGTCCTACTGTTAgtcacctcttccccaccctcctgtctgcagtgaggccaacccctgctccacaaagggagggaaaagggtcAGCGTGTGTCATGGCCAAACCTCACACCCAACTCGGAGGGGGAAGTATCATGTTTATCCAAAATGGGGcaactttctcttttcttttcttccgtGCACTTTCCGAGCTAATCTCTGCTGGGCACTTGTGCTTTGCGTTGACTTGACTTAGTGATTTTCGTAATCAGAAGAATCATTTGCAAAACCTGCAGTATCCAGATGTAGAAGCTCCGGGGAGAGTAAATGACTCGGATCCGTAGTGACTTTTCAGTGTCTTTTGCTCTCAGACTCATGGGCAGTTCCAGAGGTCACAGGGGTGGGGAAATCCAGAAACACAGAAGGGTTTTTATAAACACCCGCTCTACTGCTCATTAGCAGGGATTAAAGCTTCAcattaaaaaggcattttaaatgtGGTGGCCCCAGTTGGTAACTTTCTGTTCCCTGCCACTTACTCTCTGCTGTGCTCTTGTGGGCACCGTACTGCGTAGATCCATTCCCAGTATTCTCAGCTGTCCTGCCTTGGGGGAGTTGGGCTGGCAGACCTGGCTGGGTTCGTTGCCCCACAGTCTTAGGGGTCTGCAGGTTGCTGTGAGGGAATTTTCGGCAATGGCCTAGCAGGATTTAAAAGCCAGGCCTGCACGTCTGACGATATCTGGGTAGCTGCAGCAGTGGCCTGAGGGGCCCTTTAATCAGTACCTTGAATTACTGTCCACGTGTGCAAGTAGGTCCTAGTCCAAAGCCAGTTGATAACAGacaatcttccattgacttcagtgggcattggatcaggccctagtgtAGGGTTGTTGGGATGGGCCCATTGCTGCCAACTGCACCAAAAGTAACTCCTTGGGCCACCAGTCCTTTCTCACGTTTTGGGGAGGAGAGACTGGGATGCTGGGAGAGGAGACTATGGGCTACCTGCTGTCGATACAATACCCAGAGAGAGCCTGTGGGGCAGACACGGGGTGTATTCCACTCCCACAGCAGGCGGAGCCGCTCCTCAGCCTGAGAAtcagggctctgcccccagctttgCCTGGCCATGTGCTTCGGTGAAGAGGTCACAGATCCAGGGGCTGTCTCCTGTAAGGGCTGTTGCTTGCTGGCCGCAGTAGGACAGTCACATAGCAACAagc
This genomic interval from Malaclemys terrapin pileata isolate rMalTer1 chromosome 9, rMalTer1.hap1, whole genome shotgun sequence contains the following:
- the LOC128843732 gene encoding fibrinogen-like protein 1-like protein isoform X2 — encoded protein: MMAARCPRLLLLAGLLALSAPVLTQEIHNLNILKGPTHAIRNIHPKHLKADQGKGNLRHSRASDPQLPEAHVWPKDCSEITWNRVSGVFVIQPTGFHQIVVYCDLNSTSKGWMVLQRNRHDTQITWAESWSTYKYGFGNVQDDYWLGTEYIYRIAKQKVYQVRFVIHDSSGTMKYADYNLFGLEDESNGYRLRLGSYTGTAGDAMTSNNPTTVHDNMKFSAKDLDQDTSSGNCASSYEGGWWYSACHSVRLNVKGSITWGSFCSGNCQASAILIKPASYC
- the LOC128843732 gene encoding fibrinogen-like protein 1-like protein isoform X1; this translates as MGNSGLGEPEAARCPRLLLLAGLLALSAPVLTQEIHNLNILKGPTHAIRNIHPKHLKADQGKGNLRHSRASDPQLPEAHVWPKDCSEITWNRVSGVFVIQPTGFHQIVVYCDLNSTSKGWMVLQRNRHDTQITWAESWSTYKYGFGNVQDDYWLGTEYIYRIAKQKVYQVRFVIHDSSGTMKYADYNLFGLEDESNGYRLRLGSYTGTAGDAMTSNNPTTVHDNMKFSAKDLDQDTSSGNCASSYEGGWWYSACHSVRLNVKGSITWGSFCSGNCQASAILIKPASYC
- the LOC128843732 gene encoding fibrinogen-like protein 1-like protein isoform X3 → MAARCPRLLLLAGLLALSAPVLTQEIHNLNILKGPTHAIRNIHPKHLKADQGKGNLRHSRASDPQLPEAHVWPKDCSEITWNRVSGVFVIQPTGFHQIVVYCDLNSTSKGWMVLQRNRHDTQITWAESWSTYKYGFGNVQDDYWLGTEYIYRIAKQKVYQVRFVIHDSSGTMKYADYNLFGLEDESNGYRLRLGSYTGTAGDAMTSNNPTTVHDNMKFSAKDLDQDTSSGNCASSYEGGWWYSACHSVRLNVKGSITWGSFCSGNCQASAILIKPASYC